One window of the Chanos chanos chromosome 11, fChaCha1.1, whole genome shotgun sequence genome contains the following:
- the LOC115824214 gene encoding putative methyltransferase NSUN7, translating into MVKSDVRPHVAAMPNITGLTLDDQRISPSEGTSPSLSPREDCSSSGPHGTSDAHPEGRTAATRKKTPPGFPDQVYLHAASIFQQAYVENPACRTVVRYGPRTAGSMDLPAGDPAEARDKRAERQAHELAFNSLMYQELLEDIMTDSCFYPSQQTPEDLMALVVVMLYDLMDRKFLLREPIAVEGEETIEEVREVESSLCRFRTKLAASLARSRIKRGIHSIVHMLPESVRQRQERTHTLQVYGWINTLMTSLEEVCVALQAEGFSEVKSHTHLEKNEFSRDTHCSDLLVFHTHAKPQLCETTPVKENKLIIQDKSFSLAACALRPLLATDCAVLMVGFFSPLTVARVAVQAAACAARVYICGVLTGPAHREELLTVLSDIGCKNVQLLTGDFGDLNEWDSRAQKVRTILLFPQNSATAVCNPVEHVLSENGDREVLKDLTRGFISDSKLASLVTKQMQDLSHALSFPKAYAVVYCTCSVRAEENEELVKRALENADKRPKLVPFRLVSPGLNEANEGFFRLEASDLTNGCFLCVLAREPDPATKETAQDILARAVAKGLLTGLAPPEPIQTRKKSRRRGAAKTSIPVHLSESPATPPKAPTTPLPPHSPSPTPSPPCSPSELSDSANSILSSNQQPSHQRNKRKKRVRRHSRKARQPASNPRAARRARPKPRDPVKLPPNGVMWCNFLDYSFYDDSDLSCMLELSHAV; encoded by the exons ATGGTCAAGTCAGATGTCCGTCCACACGTGGCCGCGATGCCCAACATCACAGGTCTGACGCTGGATGATCAGAGGATCTCCCCGTCTGAGGgcacctctccctcactctcccccAGAGAAGACTGCTCTTCATCCGGCCCACATGGAACCTCCGACGCTCACCCTGAGGGACGAACGGCTGCTACCAGAAAGAAAACGCCACCGGGGTTCCCCGATCAGGTGTACTTACACGCCGCTTCCATCTTTCAGCAGGCCTACGTGGAGAACCCAGCTTGTCGGACAGTGGTCCGGTACGGCCCGCGGACCGCCGGCTCCATGGATTTGCCCGCCGGGGATCCTGCCGAGGCCAGAGACAAGCGGGCCGAACGACAGGCGCATGAACTGGCCTTCAACAGTctcatgt ACCAAGAGCTTCTGGAGGACATcatgactgacagctgtttcTACCCTTCACAACAAACA CCAGAGGACCTAATGGCACTTGTGGTAGTTATGCTTTATGACCTCATGGACAGGAAGTTCCTTCTCAGGGAACCAATCGCTGTAGAAGGGGAGGAGACTATAGAGGAAGTAAGAGAAGTGGAAAGCAGCCTGTGTAG gtttaGGACTAAGCTGGCAGCCTCTCTAGCTCGCAGCAGGATAAAAAGGGGCATACACAGCATAGTCCACATGCTgccagagagtgtgagacaaagacaagagagaacacacaccctCCAGGTGTACGGATGGATCAACACACTCATGACCAg tttggaggaggtgtgtgtagcACTGCAGGCAGAGGGATTCTCAGAagtgaaatcacacacacacctggagaaGAATGAGTTCAGCAGGGACACACACTGTTCTGACCTGCTggtatttcacacacacgctaaaccccaactgtgtgaaacgacacccGTGAAGGAGAACAAACTAATTatacag gataaGTCTTTCAGTTTGGCAGCCTGCGCACtgcgccccctgctggccacAGACTGCGCCGTTCTGATGGTGGGCTTCTTTTCTCCCCTGACGGTGGCTCGTGTAGCCGTCCAGGCAGCTGCCTGCGCCGCCCGTGTCTACATCTGCGGGGTCCTCACTGGCCCCGCCCACAGAGAAGAGCTGCTCACAGTCCTGTCTGACATTGGCTGCAAAA atgtACAGTTGTTGACAGGAGACTTTGGGGACTTGAATGAGTGGGATTCTCGCGCGCAGAAGGTCCGTACCATCCTGCTGTTCCCTCAGAATTCTGCTACGGCGGTCTGTAACCCGGTGGAACATGTTCTCAGTGAGAACGGAG acagagaagtgTTGAAGGACTTGACGCGCGGTTTCATCTCTGATAGTAAACTGGCATCACTGGTCACCAAGCAGATGCAAGACCTCAGTCATGCCCTTAGCT TTCCCAAAGCGTATGCTGTGGTCTACTGCACATGCTCAGTGAGAGCTGAAGAAAATGAGGAGCTGGTTAAAAGAGCACTGGAGAACGCAGACAAAAGACCCAAACTAGTCCCATTcag gctgGTTTCTCCAGGGTTGAATGAGGCCAACGAGGGTTTCTTCAGACTGGAAGCGTCTGACCTCACTAACggctgtttcctgtgtgtaCTTGCCCGAGAg CCGGACCCTGCCACAAAAGAGACGGCTCAAGATATTCTAGCCCGTGCGGTGGCTAAAGGTCTCCTGACAGGACTGGCCCCTCCGGAACCGATCCAAACTCGAAAAAAATCCCGTCGCAGAGGAGCTGCTAAGACCTCTATCCCTGTCCACCTCTCAGAATCGCCTGCTACTCCACCCAAAGCCCCCACAACTCCCCTCCCAccccactccccctcccccaccccttcccctcCTTGTTCTCCATCTGAACTCTCAGACAGTGCAAACTCGATCCTGTCATCCAATCAGCAGCCTTCTCACCAGAGGAACAAACGAAAGAAACGGGTTCGCAGACACTCACGTAAAGCAAGACAACCAGCGTCAAACCCACGCGCGGCTCGACGGGCAAGGCCCAAACCCAGGGACCCTGTGAAGCTTCCACCAAACGGTG tcatgtggtGTAACTTTTTGGACTACAGTTTCTATGACGACTCAGACTTGTCCTGTATGCTGGAGTTGTCTCATGCTGTCTAG